TGACCAAAGTACCACATCAAAATACAAACGTTGCTAAACTCAGGTTACCTCCTGCATTCACTTTATGATCAATGGCTGCAGAACAGTTGTTCTGACAGAAACCTACCAATAATATggatgaatgagtttagttgtttttaacaatattccagcaatatcacagcagggtacaccagatatgggcttcacactgcaCTCATGTATTTTAAGCGACttgaaatgaagaaaacaggaTTGACATGTACAATTTCACTCACTGTAAAGCACAAAAGTTTTCAACATATCGCAATACAATTTATACGATGTGTCGAATCGAACCAGGTCATAAGCATGACGAGCAAAGAACTAGGTAATGCCAGCACTTGCCCCCGTGACGTTCATCACGTTCATATACCCGAAGGCAACCCAAATCTGTAACCATGCTCCCATCTAACAGGAACATTACCACCCTGAAGAGTGGTGAAAACCACAACATTAGATAAACAAAGAAATTAATAATCAGAAATGTCATTATCAGTGACTATCTCTATGGAAATTGTGCAGTTTCTAAAATCCATGTTCAGGATGTTTTGTTGGTCATTCAAGCTTACATGTCACTACTGATTTTTTTTAGGTTTTAGTACCTTTTTCTCAAAGTTACTTCTCCTTTATTTATTCAGAATAATTCAATATCCACTTAACGACATTCATGTTTTGGCTATCAACGGTTGATGTTTCCATATAGAAGGGTTTTGTCATTAATGTTAGCTGTGATGTTCTGAATACAATCCAACATGTGACTTGTCTCAACAATTAGAATCTAGGATTGAATCTTTGCACGAAaggtatttgagtgagtgagtgagttgggttttacgccgctttcagcaatattccagcaatatcacggcggggtacaccagaaaatggggctcacacattgtatccatgtggggaatcaaacccgggttttcgacgtgatgagtgaacgctttaaccactaggctaccccaccgcccctcgaAAGGTATTCAAAGGATGGAGAGACAGATGATGTTGTCTCTACACCCAGATGTCAAATGGCAAATGGCTGATtgaacatgttgacaatcaactgatAAAAGGTGCATCGAACTAGCTGTGACATGATCATGCAAtgtattagtattcacttgatcaagtcaagctgaacaagctgtactGCACTGACCCCCTTGCAAAACATACTGGTAACAacaatttgaatctatgatcatttgttaaactgtTATCCtgtgttgaataaaattctgagacttaaattttcaactGTCAAGGTCAAATTATGcattcttaatttcactttatttgactTACGCTTTTGTTTAcaatgaaattcatcggtacgttttcccTGTAAACAGACTTCAGATAACAATAAATTTGAGAATTTCTTTAAAGCCTGCAATGACtcattgatcatgtggactgATGGATGAAACAATGCATGTAACTGCTCTGAAAGACAGAACCAAACACTTGCAACGTCACAGTTGTGTTGTGGGTACACAGAGCACTGTGCCTCAAGTTAAATGACCTCAGCAGGTAAATCATTAGGCCTGCACAGTACATCTTTTGTATGATACATATCGTAATATTTTCTTCACTGAAAAACATACGTTAACATTCACAGCAGGTGTTTCCCTTTGTTATTTCTTGAATAGAATACAAACTATAAATTGCAAATGCATAAAAAGGAAAATACTATACCTGGCTATGCATCCTAATTTTGAGACTGCTGTTATCAGAACTACAACAAGCAttatataagtgagtgagtgagtagggcaATATTCCACGGAGgctgacaccagaaattggctcacatattgtacccatgtatttTGAGGGACTTATAATGTAGACAACAGGATTgaaatttactatcaatgtcACTCGCTGTCACTAAAGTTtccaatatatcgcaatacataCTGCAACACAATTTCTTTGGCAATACACTGACCCGTTAGTCATGCAATCAAAATGTGTCAGAGCTACAGAACAGGATAGTATTCCAGGAAAACCTGTccataaacatgaaatatttcatggaCAAAAACTTTTATCTATAAATATTTTCAGTCTTGCAcattgttcatgagtttgtcaATCATTATGTTCACACAGTTCATGAACACCTCACACAAAAGCTGTTTCTTCTGAATATCTTCATTTGTGTGTCAGTTCTTTTTGCATCCTTGACAAACTATCTGTACATCCATACTACACATATTCACACACAGGCTCATCACACAGTTCACATCATGACTTGTCATGTTTGGAGTCTGATTGTTTGGTGTTCACAGTTATATCCCCTTTGCTGAACTTGTCTGCAATGTCATTTGCATAGCAAGCATGGAACAGGTCCTTAGCTGTGAACTTGGTCTGTGTGATGTCAGTAACCTTGTATGACACATAGGGCTTCAACTGGAAGGGAAAAGATGTCTGatgtaacaaaatattgataacattatAGACATGTGACAACAGCATGTGTCATTGCTTGTTTAGAGATTTTGGTGTCAGTCTGTGATCAGTGTCTCACTGGTAACAAGATAATTCAGGTTAATAGTATGAGGAATAAATCATTTGGTAGCCAGGGAGTGTTAGTCCAGGCGTGGTTGATGTGGTAACAGTGGCAGCATGTAACAAGTTGGCAAGAGACAAGTGCCAGTGAGCCTTATTGGTAGTATGTACAAGGATGAAGTGGGCagcaatgataatgaattatCCCAATATTAATAAGTGTGATGAGATAGTAGCTGTTCCGTTTCTGTGATTTCACCCCCTTACGACAGATAAGAACTTTcgtgttttcaatgatgatagtttcttaaactaCCTTTTTGGTGGAGTCCGGCAGATGTTCAAATAAaagaaagctgttgggtattagtaaatgatatgtgctattatatttatgtggcaattttacacaatgataaaatttgcaattcattggtccgtTTCTGACTGAAACAGACTGTAAGTGCAATGACAGTGTGTGTATAGATGTATAGGCAAAGATGACACTTTAACACATAGTAGACACCTGAAAAAaaatcttcttcttctacttcttcttctatGTAGTGAAACAACTAACTTGATTGTTGAACAACTTCATCCTCGCCATTGATTTTTTTGTAGCATGTTCTTGAGCATGATTGCATGAATGAAGTTTTCAAATGCAAGAACCAACTTTGACAGGTAGAGACAAACGGGTAAAACTGTACTTATTAGGGCTTTGGGAGACCCTAAAATGAGTTTGAAACAACCAGGATTTCGACACATCTCGTTTGAGATagcagggtaaaaataatgataaatatatcgaAATCAGCAGGGACCAAAAGATAAGGTGAACACAACCAAGACTTCAACTGTAGCtctttgatgtttgaaaaaATCTGTGAGCATAAGTATGCTGCTGGTAAAGCTAAAACCATGGTTGAGCTGAACCAGGATTTCAAAGTGGTTTCCTTTCTGCCTGAATTGTGAATGATCATGATAATGAAGGTCTATTTTAGTGAAACTCATGAAAATGGGTGATGACAGGGAAATATAATAAAGGCTGAAAGTGCCAGCATCCTGGTCACTTTGCAAACAATTATAGTCTGGAATGAGTTTAATTCTAAAAACTTCACCTTGAAGTCAGTCAAATCTGGTACAACAAACTCCGGGATCATCTCAGGCACATTCCTGTATCTCCCTAACTGGGGGTCATGGAACCCTGTAGGTGGTACGACTGcaaagagaaaagaaaactcttTGATGTAGAAAACCTGTATATATGATGCAGTGTAAAGTGAAAATATGcatgaaaacaaacactgtGCCGCTTCTGACACAGTAAAATCACTAATCAAAACCACACAATTCCATGCTATAATGGGTAATTAATGTAactaaattaaatatttttcactCAAATTTCAGACTACTGCATCAGAATTCATCTCAAAAATCACCAGTAAATGATGGGGGCATGAGCACAACTGACAGCCACTTCTGGCTTGGAATAAGAGTAAAATAAATATGGTAATCTTCATATAATACTAAGCAAAGCAAAAACAATTTAAGTGGTAAACAGTATTGTCTGTGACGTTTATTGGAAATTTAGTGTCTTTGCTGACAAAGTCAACTTCTCTTGTATGTTCACACAAAGAGATATGCTGTGTCGTTTTCTTAGCCCTGAAAAAGGCTTCACGAAATTGAATAATAACTAGATACGCCCAGATGTAAGGAAGTTCCCAATGCTGCTACTGTTGCAGCATGGAAAGCtaagaaaaagagatgtttatTTCATAAGTGTTGAGCCAAAGGCCAGTTAATAAAACTCATGTGAACAGTTAAGCATTGTTGTAACAGTATCAGCATTAGAGTAAACACCTATCTTTAGTCAATATGTAATCTCCCTCTTTTGgaacagttaccatggttaaAGGCGATGTTCCCTTAATCCCAGATTTATGGACACAACACtgcatttcaaatacatcaaaGATGAAAGTAGCATGTATATAACTGAACTTTAATTACTCGAAGTTGAGTGGCACAATTTATACAGGTAAGTTGACTCCAAGCTCATCTGTACATCAAACCAAGTTTATGAGGTTAACATTGAGCTTCTGTATCACTCACATTCTTGACTGTTTGAACAAATTTCTTATGACTGACCACTTGGTTCTGGATTAATAGTTGAATAAATGAGAGTGAAATCTTAGCTTTTGTGTAAACGTTATTGAAAAATTAGCTAACTTGTCTGCATTGCTTGATTTGCCCACTTTCATGTAAAAACtattaaagggagataattctttaTCCACAGACTTTGATGCATATACCTGAAAAgaacattctcaagaaccctggacattcaatccgatgggaggacactaggatactatctaccaacaacaagaactggcgccaaaggaaactgcaagaggccatcgagatccggagacagaaaccagcaatcaaccgtgaccaaggagtgtacctaccaagtgcctgggacttattgataaattaatctcatctatctgtgtacattctatctatgtaattcatgtatagccaatctacccgtgtacatccttatctacttgtgtttgtacatcatcaaccctcatgtaaacatgctcatcaaccctcacgtaatcatgtacatcatccttaatccccaatcatgtgttatgtaaacatcctccaatcatgcgtaatgtatcaccattggcttccatccttatccccaatcttgtacatcgtccttaccccctacctgcgttatgtaaacatatcccatcatctgtaatgtattaccattggcttccatcattgttatcacaactgtcgggttccaatcagcgcttgtttatactggcttccagctttcgttaattcattccacttgttactttgttattgttttacctgtacatataaacataactctgtaccccattctcaatcacctgatgaaggagtaagcattaactctgaaacgttgtgttctcatataaagaagttgatatccataaaatcttcattcttagtgTTATGTTGAATGCAACTAATCTCATGTTGAATGCAACTAATCTCaatttatttatgaaacaaagaCCAAGACTAGGTGAATAATCAGCTTAATTCATGATAATACATATAAACACATCACACCACCATCATCGAGAACAAGCCCAGTGGAtattttttacatgttttgcacATGCACACAGTGAGTTGAAAAGTGATACCACCAAATTTTGACACACTGCCCACAACACAGCAATAATTTATAACCTCAATATCaattaatttcttctttgaCTAGAGTTTGAGTTTGAGAGGCATTATCATTATTCTAGAAGTTGTGAAAacaaaggaaaaccaagttctatggatagttcCTTAgtgtgtgacattttggtgttgGTAACTAGCATATGGCACCAAGCATGAGGTACTTGTGAAAATTGTTGCTTTGGTAATCATGATAATATCTTTCAGAAGTTCCGGATGTTTGAATGCATTACATGGGAGACAGTGTTTTCGTAGACTGAACCAGTTCGTAGACGCAGTGATTTTGTAACCCAGACTGTTTCATAGACGGTGATTTCGTAGACTTGTAAAAATAagtgaataatattattctgcaagcatattaattttgataaacCACTTGACTTATGTATTGTGAAgattttttggttttgtttacaGGAATACAATGCTATGCTCTCTTTCAGCGATATGAAACTTGGAACAGCTGAAGACATAAACAGTGTGATTGAAGAGGGAATGAATATTAGCCTgtaaaaaaatgtcattttgtgttCAGTGGTGCAATAAAAGTGAAGCACTTAGTTGTTGTCAATGTTAATTAGGAACTAGTGACTTGTTTTGATTGTGTATTGTTAATTACTTTGGCAGTGACCCACCCACCTTCTCCACTGCTACTTTTGGGCTTGTGTCTGTATAGTTGAATGTTGATCAATTCTGTGGTCGTGaatgttaaaggggcactgatgcggagcgaataatgtttctcgccaacggtcttattatgaaaccaaactgcaaattggtcagcacccgctccctcgaccgtgacggacaaagggactgggctcctgtccacattagcagaatttcttcgcCTAAACAGTctggaggccggatgcccatcatatgccattatttaaaaatatccttggtattccttgtctgatcataacaaaatatcccagcagtgtagtttttttccggatgcttggatggtatagtgactgatccattttgatcctatttctgtgtttttaacctcgatatttaattaTGTTCtgagaaaatatgatgtctacaggcacgtagcaagccatttgtttcagtccgaaagattgcaaaactttatatttatatagttttgggtgttggttcagctgtgatagcaaatatcatacgtaaatttggtatggtagctaccctggtttattatttatggtaataaaaacacagttgatttatttgaattcgtaaactaaaaacgacGACTTTGCCTTTcatagagaaatctgaaaatcttcttacgtaaaaaaacccaacttaatacacctatttacccaagtacacagcaaatgcctgtatgtat
The window above is part of the Haliotis asinina isolate JCU_RB_2024 chromosome 1, JCU_Hal_asi_v2, whole genome shotgun sequence genome. Proteins encoded here:
- the LOC137289478 gene encoding large ribosomal subunit protein mL41-like; this encodes MNLCEFSVRSVVLAQSRRYFGSSSCRQGKKTRVPFDRRFPVTAKHVNRYVKGGSVEMEKAVAKHVVPPTGFHDPQLGRYRNVPEMIPEFVVPDLTDFKLKPYVSYKVTDITQTKFTAKDLFHACYANDIADKFSKGDITVNTKQSDSKHDKS